In Sardina pilchardus chromosome 8, fSarPil1.1, whole genome shotgun sequence, a genomic segment contains:
- the nkx2.7 gene encoding NK2 transcription factor related 7, which produces MLPCPVTSTPFSVKDILKLEQQQNYVFNQQATLPELDVPPMQSLQCMHNALSRSLDLLYSPDKPNFTAGEQPRCGMNSDDDMLRGCGSPTEDEADLIEDSGACGNDILNGKVRREDGRPKQRLRRKPRVLFSQTQVLELERRFNQQRYLSAPERDHLATLLKLTSTQVKIWFQNRRYKCKRQRQDKTLELAGHPLPPRRVAVPVLVRDGKPCLGATHATPYNVTMGSYTYNTYYSGYGNNPYSCNYAGVSPLVNTAQSPITDLSLGMSHTEGPMSQQGPFQSSLPGIRAW; this is translated from the exons ATGCTTCCCTGCCCGGTGACTTCAACGCCGTTCTCGGTGAAGGATATATTAAAGCTGGAGCAACAGCAGAACTATGTTTTCAATCAGCAAGCGACCTTGCCCGAACTAGATGTCCCTCCGATGCAGTCTCTCCAGTGTATGCACAACGCGCTCAGCCGAAGTCTGGATTTACTGTACAGCCCAGACAAGCCTAACTTTACCGCCGGTGAACAGCCGAGATGCGGAATGAACTCAGATGATGACATGCTCCGAGGCTGTGGTTCCCCGACAGAGGATGAGGCTGATCTAATTGAAGACTCAG GCGCATGTGGTAACGACATTTTGAATGGCAAAGTCAGGAGGGAGGACGGCAGGCCAAAGCAGAGGCTGCGCCGGAAGCCGCGCGTGCTGTTCTCTCAGACGCAGGTGCTGGAGCTCGAGCGGCGCTTCAACCAGCAGCGCTACCTCTCCGCGCCAGAACGGGACCACCTGGCCACCCTGCTGAAGCTCACCTCTACCCAAGTAAAAATCTGGTTCCAGAACAGACGGTACAAGTGCAAAAGACAGAGGCAAGACAAAACACTGGAGTTGGCCGGCCACCCGTTACCTCCTAGAAGGGTGGCGGTGCCAGTATTAGTGCGAGACGGAAAGCCCTGTCTTGGCGCAACGCATGCGACACCATACAATGTTACAATGGGCTCATATACGTACAACACTTACTACAGTGGCTACGGCAACAATCCGTACAGCTGCAACTACGCAGGTGTGTCGCCTTTGGTGAATACTGCGCAAAGTCCTATTACTGACCTTAGCCTGGGAATGAGCCATACAGAAGGGCCCATGAGCCAGCAAGGACCCTTTCAAAGTTCCCTCCCGGGCATCAGGGCATGGTGA